The Acidimicrobiales bacterium genome includes the window CGTGCCGCAGTCACAGGCCGAGTGGATCACGCCCGGGGTCGAGTACAACAAGATCGGCTACTGGCGGGTCTACGGGACGCGGATTCGCTACACCGTCGACGGCCGGGCTCAGTCGTTCGCGGTGGTGTCGCTCATCTCGTGGCGAGGCGAGTGGTACGTGGTGCATCTGAGCTCCATCTCCTGATCGGGCGCCGGTACGACCCCCAGCCCCGACAAGGCGGCGGGGACCGATGACGAGTGTCTAGGAGCTTCGGACGCCCCGTAGGCCCGCCCAGGCCAGCTCGGCGATGCGGTGCGCGAGCTCGTCGGGATCGATGTCGATCTCCTCGCCGGCACCCCGATCGGCTCCTGTCGCCCCGTCGCCGTCGTCGCGCGCCGCCAGCGAGCGCCGGGTGACCACGTGGCCGCTGGCCCCCTCGGCCATCCCGACCACTGCGTAGGCGAGCAACTTGCGGTGGGCGGTGTCGATGTCGGCATCGATCCGGTCGGCGACAGCCCCGGCGATCGAGTCCTCGACGCGGCGGACGGCGGCGCTGAACTCCTCGTCTCGCCGGGCCAGGCTCCCGAACAGCAATCGGAAGGCATTCTCGTGCACGGCGACGAAACGGAAATATGCGGCGAACCCGGCCTCGACCTGTTGGCGAGGCCCGGCGGCGGTAGCCGTGGCCTTGGTGATCGCTTCCATCAGACGGGCGCCCACGTCGTCGAGCAGCTCGAGGTAGAGGGCCCGCTTCGACCGGAAATGCTGATAGAGCACGGGCTTGGTGACGCCGGCGGCCTCGGCGATGTCATCCATCGACGTGACGTGGAAGCCGTTGGTGGCAAAGACCTCGAGGGCCACGTCGAGCAGCTGGCGACGGCGCTCCCGGGCAGGCAGCCGGGGGCCGGGAGAACGAGCCGCATCGACGCGATCGGTCGGAAGGCCGGCTCGGCCCGTCGGCAGACGCCCGCGAGGGCGTTCGGGAGCGTCCATCGGCCACACGGTAACGGGTGACACTGGCTACCGGCCGTCCACTCAGGCAGGAACGCGCGTGCCGGCGGCGAATCATCCAGGCCATGGCCGCTCCGAAAGGGACGCCGGCATCGGAGTCGCGGCGCCCTCCTGAGCCCCTTCGGCCCCGTCCTGCCGCCAACGCCGGCATCACGCTGTTGATGGTCCAGGCTCGGCGCCGACGGTTCCGGCGGGTCTTCCCACCGCGCCAATAGCGGTCGCCGCCGCCGCCGTCAGCAACGCCAACCCTGACGCAAACGTCAGCAATTGGGTAGATTCGCGCGTTGGCGGCAGGTATGGGGCCGGCGGGGTCGAACGACCAGGCACACGGGCTCTGCTCGCGGTTTGCTGGGAGGCGCGATGCGCAAGGTCAGGGTGGGGGCGGCGGTGTTGGGCGTGGTGGCGCTGGTCGTGGCGGGAGCAGGCGTGGCCGAGGCGGTGAGCACCGGGGGCTACAGCCCGGGCCAGCAGGACTGCGCGCCGAATGCCGACGCCAACGCGACCCAGGCGGCCCAGCCCGGCTGCCACAACGGAAAGGTCAACGTCTCCGATGCCTCCGGACGTCGCTACGCGCAGATCGGCACCGGGCAGGAGGCGCAGGGACAGAACGTTCACTCGGCCGACGTGTCGGTGACGCC containing:
- a CDS encoding TetR/AcrR family transcriptional regulator, translated to MDAPERPRGRLPTGRAGLPTDRVDAARSPGPRLPARERRRQLLDVALEVFATNGFHVTSMDDIAEAAGVTKPVLYQHFRSKRALYLELLDDVGARLMEAITKATATAAGPRQQVEAGFAAYFRFVAVHENAFRLLFGSLARRDEEFSAAVRRVEDSIAGAVADRIDADIDTAHRKLLAYAVVGMAEGASGHVVTRRSLAARDDGDGATGADRGAGEEIDIDPDELAHRIAELAWAGLRGVRSS